The Rhodococcus sp. X156 genome window below encodes:
- a CDS encoding beta-ketoacyl-ACP synthase II, translating to MTSFSSTPGDGAPQGVVVTGLGATTPLGGDVASTWSGLLEARSGIAPMHQEWVTKFDLPVTIAAQLAVQPTEILTRVEARRLDRCQQLAVVASREAWAHAGAPEVDPERLAVVVGTGIGGANTLLDQDDLLEGHGLRKVSPLTIPMLMPNGAAAAVGLERGARAGVHAPVSACASGAEALAWGWRMIMTGEADVVIAGGTESCIAAIPFAGFSQMRAMSTRNDDPTGASRPFDVDRDGFVLGEGAGIVVLERAEFAAARGATILGRLAGVGTTSDAFHITASPPDGEGQSRAMRKALATAGISAADVGHVNAHATSTPIGDAAEAASIRGAIGEHAAVTAPKSSLGHLLGAAGAVESIVTVLSIREGVIPPTANLHNQDPAIDLDVVTGSPRKVTIDAAINNSFGFGGHNVALAFTRV from the coding sequence GTGACGTCTTTCTCCAGCACTCCCGGTGACGGCGCCCCCCAGGGGGTCGTCGTCACCGGGCTCGGTGCCACCACACCCCTGGGCGGGGACGTCGCCTCCACCTGGTCCGGCCTGCTCGAGGCCCGCAGCGGCATCGCGCCGATGCACCAGGAGTGGGTCACCAAGTTCGACCTGCCCGTCACCATCGCCGCCCAGCTCGCGGTGCAGCCCACCGAGATCCTCACCCGCGTCGAGGCTCGCCGCCTGGACCGCTGCCAGCAGCTCGCCGTGGTCGCCTCCCGCGAGGCCTGGGCTCACGCCGGTGCCCCCGAGGTCGACCCCGAGCGTCTCGCCGTGGTCGTCGGCACCGGCATCGGCGGCGCCAACACCCTGCTCGACCAGGACGACCTGCTGGAGGGCCACGGCCTCCGCAAGGTCTCCCCCCTCACCATCCCGATGCTCATGCCCAACGGTGCGGCCGCAGCGGTCGGCCTGGAGCGCGGCGCCCGCGCCGGCGTGCACGCCCCGGTCTCCGCCTGCGCCTCCGGCGCCGAGGCGCTGGCCTGGGGCTGGCGGATGATCATGACCGGCGAGGCCGACGTGGTCATCGCCGGCGGCACCGAGTCGTGCATCGCCGCCATCCCGTTCGCCGGCTTCTCCCAGATGCGCGCGATGAGCACCCGCAACGACGACCCGACCGGGGCCTCGCGGCCCTTCGACGTCGACCGCGACGGCTTCGTCCTCGGCGAGGGCGCCGGCATCGTGGTGCTGGAGCGGGCCGAGTTCGCCGCTGCCCGCGGCGCGACCATCCTCGGGCGGCTGGCTGGCGTCGGCACCACCTCCGACGCCTTCCACATCACCGCCTCCCCGCCGGATGGCGAGGGCCAGTCCCGCGCCATGCGCAAGGCGCTCGCCACCGCTGGCATCTCCGCCGCCGACGTGGGCCACGTCAACGCGCACGCCACGTCCACCCCGATCGGCGACGCCGCCGAGGCGGCATCGATCCGCGGTGCCATCGGCGAGCACGCCGCGGTCACCGCCCCCAAGTCGTCGCTGGGCCACCTGCTCGGCGCGGCCGGTGCGGTGGAGTCCATCGTCACGGTGCTCTCGATCCGCGAGGGGGTCATCCCGCCGACTGCCAACCTGCACAACCAGGACCCGGCCATCGATCTCGACGTGGTCACGGGGTCGCCGCGCAAGGTGACCATCGACGCGGCGATCAACAACTCCTTCGGGTTCGGCGGGCACAACGTCGCGCTCGCCTTCACCCGCGTCTGA
- a CDS encoding lipase family protein has product MAIAVAAVTTTVVAPPAAVAAPMVPTPVADPFFAAPANLAALAPGEVIRSRPVTIQLYSYPVSGYQLVYRSNDSQQNPIAAATTVLLPADNGPRRVVSFQAIINSISPDCAPSQTLPTRRFGEEFHLALLLLLGYTVTVPDHEGPNAAYGAGRLSGQVVLDGARAVRGFTPLGIVGPDTPFGLWGYSGGGQATAWAAQLHGAYAPDLNIVGSAEGGVSYDLNDIARRNDGSGASGLLLRSTIGLGREYPDAGIEDLLNAEGQKVRDQLATACGDSTNWIGANRRIDELTVTPNALGTPGVQNALADNTLGGSPPKSPVLIYHAFIDIPVPTEGADRLVGLYCAQGAVVESQRIPWPDHGLLAILGIPSALGFLGARFGGAPPVNVC; this is encoded by the coding sequence ATGGCGATCGCGGTGGCGGCGGTCACGACCACAGTGGTCGCCCCGCCGGCCGCGGTGGCGGCGCCGATGGTGCCGACGCCCGTCGCCGACCCGTTCTTCGCCGCGCCGGCCAACCTGGCCGCGCTGGCGCCGGGTGAGGTGATCCGGTCTCGACCGGTGACCATCCAGCTCTACAGCTATCCGGTATCCGGCTACCAGCTGGTCTACCGGTCCAACGACAGCCAGCAGAACCCTATCGCCGCAGCGACCACCGTGCTGCTGCCGGCCGACAACGGTCCGCGGCGGGTGGTCTCCTTCCAGGCCATCATCAACTCCATCAGCCCCGACTGCGCGCCGTCCCAGACGCTGCCCACCCGACGGTTCGGCGAGGAGTTCCACCTCGCGCTGCTGCTGCTGCTGGGCTACACCGTGACGGTCCCCGACCACGAGGGACCCAACGCCGCCTACGGCGCGGGGCGTCTCTCCGGGCAGGTGGTCCTCGACGGTGCCCGGGCGGTGCGGGGCTTCACCCCGCTGGGCATCGTCGGGCCCGACACTCCGTTCGGGCTGTGGGGGTACTCCGGCGGCGGACAGGCCACCGCGTGGGCCGCGCAGCTGCACGGCGCCTACGCGCCTGACCTGAACATCGTGGGCAGCGCCGAGGGCGGCGTCTCCTACGACCTCAACGACATCGCCCGCCGCAACGACGGGTCCGGCGCGTCGGGGCTGCTGCTGCGCTCCACCATCGGCCTCGGCCGGGAGTACCCGGATGCCGGCATCGAGGACCTGCTCAACGCCGAGGGGCAGAAGGTGCGGGACCAGCTGGCCACGGCGTGCGGCGACAGCACCAACTGGATCGGCGCGAACCGGCGGATCGACGAGCTCACCGTCACGCCCAACGCACTGGGCACCCCGGGCGTCCAGAATGCACTGGCGGACAACACCCTCGGTGGCAGCCCGCCGAAGTCGCCGGTGCTGATCTACCACGCGTTCATCGACATCCCGGTGCCCACCGAGGGCGCCGACCGGCTCGTCGGGCTGTACTGCGCGCAGGGGGCCGTCGTGGAGTCCCAGCGGATTCCGTGGCCCGACCACGGACTCCTGGCGATCCTGGGCATCCCGAGCGCCTTGGGCTTCCTGGGCGCCCGGTTCGGAGGGGCACCACCGGTCAACGTCTGCTGA
- the bphC gene encoding biphenyl-2,3-diol 1,2-dioxygenase: MTDIKGLGYVKIQTADMERWRTFAFKVLGFAEGSGPDEKAMYLRMDERAARIIVVPAESDGVVNVGWEVGDHAALVRVRERLEKAGVEVTQLSLAEADARRVEEVIAFTDPAGAAIEIFHGAVLDHSPVVTPYGAKFVTGSQGLGHVVLPAQDFNGTFDFYTEVLGFYPRGAFRLPTPPEYGAIRVRFLGVNERHHSLALAPTQKSGDPGLIHIMVEVDTLDAVGQALDRVAKDGFSLSSTLGRHTNDKMVSFYVRAPGGWDIEFGTEGMTVDQSTYSGEEITADSYWGHDWSGSEPLAAM, from the coding sequence ATGACCGACATCAAGGGCCTCGGCTACGTCAAGATCCAGACCGCCGACATGGAGCGCTGGCGCACCTTCGCCTTCAAGGTGCTGGGCTTCGCCGAGGGCAGCGGCCCCGACGAGAAGGCGATGTACCTGCGCATGGACGAGCGCGCCGCCCGCATCATCGTCGTCCCGGCTGAGTCCGACGGCGTCGTCAACGTGGGCTGGGAGGTGGGTGACCACGCCGCGCTGGTGCGGGTGCGCGAGCGCCTGGAGAAGGCGGGCGTCGAGGTGACCCAGCTGTCGCTCGCCGAGGCCGACGCCCGCCGCGTCGAGGAGGTCATCGCCTTCACCGACCCGGCCGGCGCCGCCATCGAGATCTTCCACGGCGCGGTGCTCGACCACAGCCCCGTCGTCACCCCCTACGGCGCCAAGTTCGTCACCGGCTCGCAGGGCCTGGGTCACGTGGTGCTGCCGGCGCAGGACTTCAACGGCACCTTCGACTTCTACACCGAGGTGCTCGGCTTCTACCCGCGTGGCGCCTTCCGCCTGCCCACCCCGCCGGAGTACGGCGCCATCCGGGTCCGCTTCCTGGGGGTCAACGAGCGTCACCACAGCCTGGCGCTCGCCCCCACCCAGAAGTCCGGCGACCCGGGCCTGATCCACATCATGGTGGAGGTGGACACCCTCGACGCCGTGGGCCAGGCTCTGGACCGCGTGGCCAAGGACGGGTTCTCGCTGTCCTCCACCCTGGGCCGCCACACCAACGACAAGATGGTGTCCTTCTACGTGCGGGCACCCGGTGGCTGGGACATCGAGTTCGGCACCGAGGGCATGACGGTCGACCAGAGCACCTACTCCGGCGAGGAGATCACCGCCGACAGCTACTGGGGCCACGACTGGTCCGGCAGCGAGCCGCTCGCGGCGATGTAG
- a CDS encoding carboxyl transferase domain-containing protein, with product MTALAHTEAAPLEELDPRDPLVRLENFFDPGTVVLLRPRDTSGVLAARGLVDGAKAVAFCTDATKMGGAMGSAGCLHIVEAIDKATKERCPVIGLWHSGGARLAEGVEALDAVGLVFAAMVRASGKVPQISVVLGPAAGGAAYGPALTDVVIMAPEGRVFVTGPDVVRSVTGEQVDMAALGGPEAHGKKSGVVHVLAEDEPDALQRARRFVGLFARPGIFDMAKAAVQTDLGVVLPVARQRAYDVHPLLWELLDDTAEGISSFEEMQPKWAPNVVIGLGRLAGRTVGVVANNPLRLGGCLNSESAEKASRFVRMCDAFGVPLVVIVDVPGYLPGVGQEWDGVVRRGAKLLHAFAEAIVPRVTLVTRKAYGGAYIAMNAKSLGATAVYAWPNAEVAVMGAKAAVGILHRKALAAASEEDREALHQRLATEHEEIAGGVNRAIAIGVVDDVIDPADTRRRIAETLASAPAGRGAHGNIPL from the coding sequence ATGACCGCACTTGCCCACACCGAGGCAGCACCCCTCGAGGAGCTGGACCCGCGCGACCCGCTGGTCCGCCTCGAGAACTTTTTCGACCCCGGCACCGTCGTGCTGCTCCGCCCGCGCGACACCTCCGGGGTGCTGGCCGCCCGCGGGCTCGTGGACGGCGCCAAGGCGGTGGCCTTCTGCACCGACGCCACCAAGATGGGTGGCGCGATGGGTTCGGCGGGCTGCCTGCACATCGTCGAGGCCATCGACAAGGCCACCAAGGAGCGCTGCCCGGTGATCGGGCTGTGGCACTCCGGTGGTGCCCGGCTGGCCGAGGGCGTGGAGGCGCTGGACGCCGTGGGCCTGGTGTTCGCGGCCATGGTGCGCGCCTCGGGGAAGGTGCCCCAGATCTCGGTGGTGCTCGGCCCTGCTGCCGGCGGTGCCGCCTACGGGCCGGCGCTGACCGACGTGGTGATCATGGCGCCGGAGGGGCGGGTGTTCGTCACCGGACCGGACGTGGTGCGCAGCGTCACCGGCGAGCAGGTGGACATGGCCGCGCTCGGGGGCCCGGAGGCGCACGGCAAGAAGTCGGGCGTGGTGCACGTGCTGGCCGAGGACGAGCCGGACGCCCTGCAGCGGGCACGCCGCTTCGTGGGGCTGTTCGCGCGGCCGGGCATCTTCGACATGGCCAAGGCCGCGGTGCAGACCGACCTCGGCGTGGTGCTCCCTGTCGCCCGCCAGCGGGCCTACGACGTCCACCCGCTGCTGTGGGAGCTGCTGGACGACACCGCCGAGGGCATCTCCTCCTTCGAGGAGATGCAGCCCAAGTGGGCGCCCAACGTGGTGATCGGGCTGGGCCGGCTGGCTGGACGCACCGTGGGTGTGGTGGCCAACAACCCGCTGCGCCTGGGCGGCTGCCTGAACTCCGAGAGCGCCGAGAAGGCGTCCCGGTTCGTGCGGATGTGCGACGCCTTCGGGGTGCCCCTGGTGGTCATCGTGGACGTGCCCGGCTACCTGCCCGGCGTCGGCCAGGAGTGGGACGGGGTGGTGCGCCGCGGCGCCAAGCTGCTGCACGCCTTCGCCGAGGCGATCGTGCCGCGGGTGACCCTGGTGACCCGCAAGGCCTATGGCGGCGCCTACATCGCCATGAACGCCAAGTCCCTGGGCGCTACCGCCGTCTACGCCTGGCCCAACGCCGAGGTCGCCGTGATGGGGGCCAAGGCCGCGGTGGGCATCCTGCACCGCAAGGCGCTGGCCGCCGCGTCGGAGGAGGACCGCGAGGCCCTGCACCAGCGGCTCGCCACCGAGCACGAGGAGATCGCCGGCGGGGTGAACCGTGCCATCGCCATCGGGGTGGTGGATGACGTCATCGACCCCGCCGACACCCGGCGGCGCATCGCCGAGACCCTGGCGTCGGCCCCGGCCGGCCGCGGCGCACACGGCAACATTCCGCTGTAG
- a CDS encoding GH25 family lysozyme, translated as MTLASAFLLGLTGTAAAQISGVDAASYQHPNGQSINWSAVKNQGGQSFAIVKATEGNCGYVNPYFRNDAVGVKNAGMYLGTYHYARPTVQAGDRYASAEQQANCYLDTIGDYAKVGHLPPALDYEDTGSQLGATDLVNWAQRWLDTVERRTGRVPLVYAARWYWSEYLNNTTQFARYPLWAAHYNTSISAPTLFGGWTSWKIWQYSDTGRIAGINANVDMNRFSGDANALARLAGSSGGGAAPVPPKTADLQVTLQAPLNVAPGQSFTATVTATNHGPASSPAATVSVIPLGAFTTTSTGGGTAAGPNTDLTVPALAAGKNKTFPLTITANGGLGALIAISLPSPADPDFFNNIGFAPVLSF; from the coding sequence ATGACCCTCGCCTCAGCCTTTCTGCTGGGGCTGACCGGAACCGCCGCAGCACAGATATCCGGGGTCGACGCGGCGTCCTACCAGCACCCCAACGGGCAGAGCATCAACTGGTCCGCGGTCAAGAACCAGGGCGGGCAGTCCTTTGCCATCGTGAAGGCCACCGAGGGAAACTGCGGCTACGTCAACCCTTACTTCCGCAACGATGCGGTCGGCGTGAAGAACGCCGGGATGTACCTGGGCACCTACCACTACGCGCGCCCCACCGTGCAGGCCGGGGACCGCTACGCCTCTGCGGAGCAGCAGGCCAACTGCTACCTGGACACGATCGGCGACTACGCCAAGGTGGGGCACCTGCCGCCCGCGCTGGACTACGAGGACACCGGCTCCCAGCTCGGCGCGACCGACCTGGTCAACTGGGCGCAGCGCTGGCTGGACACCGTCGAGCGCCGCACCGGCCGGGTGCCCCTGGTCTACGCCGCACGCTGGTACTGGTCGGAGTACCTGAACAACACCACCCAGTTCGCCCGCTACCCGCTGTGGGCCGCGCACTACAACACCTCGATCTCCGCGCCCACCCTCTTCGGCGGCTGGACCTCGTGGAAGATCTGGCAGTACAGCGACACCGGCCGGATCGCCGGCATCAACGCCAACGTCGACATGAACCGCTTCTCCGGCGACGCCAACGCCCTGGCCCGGCTCGCCGGCAGCAGCGGCGGCGGGGCGGCCCCGGTCCCCCCCAAGACCGCCGACCTGCAGGTGACCCTCCAGGCTCCGCTGAACGTGGCCCCGGGGCAGAGCTTCACCGCCACCGTCACCGCGACCAACCACGGGCCCGCCAGCTCGCCGGCCGCGACCGTCAGCGTGATCCCGCTGGGCGCGTTCACCACCACCAGCACCGGTGGCGGCACCGCGGCGGGCCCGAACACCGACCTGACCGTTCCGGCACTGGCCGCGGGCAAGAACAAGACGTTCCCGCTCACCATCACCGCCAACGGCGGGCTCGGTGCGCTCATCGCCATCAGCCTGCCCTCCCCCGCCGACCCCGACTTCTTCAACAACATCGGCTTCGCGCCGGTGCTGTCCTTCTGA
- a CDS encoding DUF3145 domain-containing protein, with translation MSEQCAEGTMGVVYVHSSPAAVCPHVEWALSAALNTRAGLRWTEQPALSGQLKATCSWVGPVGTGARLASALRAWPMLRFEVTEDPSLGVDGERFSHVPGLGLWHGSTSANGDVVLGEQRLRAMMAAAGADSERLAAELDSALGAAWDEALEPYRCSGEGLEVTWLRRSVG, from the coding sequence ATGTCAGAGCAGTGCGCAGAGGGAACGATGGGCGTGGTCTACGTCCACTCGTCCCCCGCTGCGGTGTGCCCACACGTCGAGTGGGCGTTGTCGGCCGCGCTGAACACGCGCGCCGGCTTGCGGTGGACCGAGCAGCCCGCGCTGTCCGGGCAGCTGAAGGCGACCTGTTCGTGGGTCGGCCCAGTGGGCACGGGGGCGCGGCTGGCCAGTGCGCTGCGTGCGTGGCCGATGCTGCGCTTCGAGGTCACCGAGGACCCGAGCCTCGGCGTGGACGGCGAGCGGTTCAGCCACGTGCCCGGTCTGGGCCTGTGGCACGGCAGCACCAGCGCCAACGGCGACGTGGTGCTCGGCGAGCAGCGCCTGCGGGCCATGATGGCCGCCGCGGGCGCCGACTCCGAGCGGCTTGCCGCCGAGCTGGACAGCGCGCTGGGCGCGGCCTGGGACGAGGCGCTGGAGCCCTACCGCTGCAGCGGCGAGGGCCTCGAGGTCACCTGGCTGCGCCGCAGCGTCGGCTGA
- a CDS encoding acyl carrier protein codes for MSNEEITSGLAEIIEEVVGIEASEVTVDKSFVDDLDIDSLSMVEIAVQTEDKYGVKIPDDELANLKTVGDAVNYIAKNK; via the coding sequence GTGAGCAACGAAGAGATCACCTCCGGCTTGGCCGAGATCATCGAGGAGGTCGTCGGCATCGAGGCGTCCGAGGTGACCGTGGACAAGTCCTTCGTGGACGACCTGGACATCGACTCGCTGTCGATGGTCGAGATCGCGGTCCAGACCGAGGACAAGTACGGCGTCAAGATCCCGGACGACGAGCTCGCCAACCTGAAGACGGTCGGCGACGCCGTGAACTACATCGCGAAGAACAAGTGA
- a CDS encoding ACP S-malonyltransferase: MIALLAPGQGSQAPGMLEPWLALPGAPERVAAWSAAADLDLARLGTTATAEEITDTAVTQPLVVALALLAYEELERRGELPSEVLTAGHSVGELAAAAIAGVFSPDDAVALAAVRGAAMGAACAAEATGMAAVLGGDAAEVTARLDELGLVPANQNAKGQVVAAGLLTALDALEADPPAKARIRRLSVAGAFHTPYMASAQDAVAERVAAITPHDPVRPLLSNADGQVVHSGQDVLRRLVTQVTNPVRWDACMATMAELGATALVELPPSGALVGMAKRELRGTPTLALKTPDDLAALTALAVTQ, translated from the coding sequence GTGATCGCCTTACTCGCACCCGGCCAGGGCTCGCAAGCTCCCGGCATGCTCGAACCGTGGCTGGCGCTGCCCGGCGCACCAGAGCGAGTGGCGGCGTGGTCGGCTGCCGCTGACCTCGACCTCGCCCGGCTGGGCACCACCGCGACCGCCGAGGAGATCACCGACACCGCGGTCACCCAGCCGCTGGTCGTGGCCCTCGCGCTGCTGGCCTACGAGGAGCTCGAGCGTCGTGGCGAGCTGCCCAGCGAGGTGCTGACCGCCGGACACTCCGTGGGTGAGCTGGCCGCCGCCGCCATCGCCGGGGTCTTCTCCCCCGACGACGCGGTCGCGCTGGCCGCCGTTCGCGGTGCGGCCATGGGGGCCGCCTGCGCCGCCGAGGCCACCGGCATGGCGGCCGTGCTCGGCGGCGACGCCGCGGAGGTCACCGCCCGCCTGGACGAGCTGGGCCTGGTCCCGGCCAACCAGAACGCCAAGGGCCAGGTGGTTGCCGCTGGACTGCTCACCGCCCTGGACGCCCTCGAGGCCGACCCGCCGGCCAAGGCCCGGATCCGCCGGCTCAGCGTCGCCGGCGCCTTCCACACGCCCTACATGGCCTCCGCGCAGGACGCCGTCGCCGAGCGCGTCGCCGCCATCACCCCGCACGACCCGGTCCGCCCCCTGCTGTCCAACGCCGACGGCCAGGTGGTCCACAGTGGCCAGGACGTGCTGCGACGACTGGTCACCCAGGTGACCAACCCGGTGCGCTGGGACGCGTGCATGGCCACCATGGCCGAGCTCGGCGCCACCGCCCTGGTGGAGCTGCCGCCGTCCGGGGCGCTGGTGGGCATGGCCAAGCGGGAGCTGCGCGGCACCCCGACCCTGGCCCTGAAGACCCCGGACGACCTCGCTGCGCTCACCGCCCTCGCGGTGACCCAGTGA
- a CDS encoding acyl-CoA dehydrogenase family protein, whose protein sequence is MSYEVLARINEHADALFVEGEEAERIGRLADDSAKKMKDAGSIRMLQPKEFGGLEVHPREFAETVMRTASINPSAGWVNGIVGVHPWQLAYADPKVQQEIWGEDENTWMASPYMPGGTCVPVDGGYQFSGRWQFSSGTDHCDWAFLGAFACNPDGSMVMPPKMLHVIIPRTDYQIIDDSWDVVGLRGTGSKDVVVKDAFVPDYRVMEWEEVCDGTAARKYGRTETLYLMPWSTMFPLGITSATLGICEGLLHHANEYQADRIGASGTAIKDDPYTLYHFGQATADLRAARDSLLANVDRIWDKVDAGKTVGFEERAAGRQTQVRAAWTAVNAIDQIYPRCGGNALRMDKPLQRFWRDAHAGQHHAIHVPSTVFHAASLSRLGAEPQGALRAMI, encoded by the coding sequence ATGAGCTACGAGGTTCTCGCCCGCATCAACGAGCACGCGGATGCCCTCTTCGTCGAGGGCGAGGAGGCTGAGCGCATCGGTCGCCTGGCCGACGACTCCGCGAAGAAGATGAAGGACGCCGGCTCCATCCGCATGCTCCAGCCCAAGGAGTTCGGCGGCCTGGAGGTGCACCCGCGGGAGTTCGCCGAGACGGTGATGCGCACCGCCTCCATCAACCCCTCCGCGGGCTGGGTGAACGGCATCGTCGGTGTGCACCCGTGGCAGCTGGCCTACGCCGACCCCAAGGTGCAGCAGGAGATCTGGGGCGAGGACGAGAACACCTGGATGGCCTCGCCGTACATGCCCGGCGGCACCTGCGTGCCGGTGGACGGCGGCTACCAGTTCTCCGGCCGCTGGCAGTTCTCCTCAGGCACCGACCACTGCGACTGGGCCTTTCTCGGTGCCTTCGCCTGCAACCCCGACGGCAGCATGGTCATGCCGCCGAAGATGCTGCACGTGATCATCCCGCGCACCGACTACCAGATCATCGACGACTCCTGGGACGTCGTGGGCCTGCGCGGCACCGGCTCCAAGGACGTCGTGGTCAAGGACGCCTTCGTGCCCGACTACCGGGTGATGGAGTGGGAAGAGGTCTGCGACGGCACCGCGGCACGCAAGTACGGACGCACCGAGACGCTGTACCTCATGCCCTGGTCCACCATGTTCCCGCTGGGCATCACCTCGGCCACGCTCGGCATCTGCGAGGGTCTGCTGCACCACGCCAACGAGTACCAGGCCGACCGCATCGGCGCCTCGGGCACGGCCATCAAGGACGACCCCTACACCCTGTACCACTTCGGCCAGGCCACTGCGGACCTCCGCGCTGCCCGGGACAGCCTGCTGGCCAACGTCGACCGCATCTGGGACAAGGTCGACGCCGGCAAGACCGTCGGCTTCGAGGAGCGCGCCGCTGGCCGCCAGACCCAGGTGCGCGCCGCCTGGACCGCGGTCAACGCCATCGACCAGATCTACCCGCGCTGTGGCGGCAACGCCCTGCGGATGGACAAGCCGCTGCAGCGGTTCTGGCGGGACGCCCACGCCGGACAGCACCACGCGATCCACGTTCCCAGCACGGTGTTCCACGCCGCCTCCCTGAGCCGGCTCGGCGCGGAGCCGCAGGGCGCGCTGCGCGCCATGATCTGA
- a CDS encoding beta-ketoacyl-ACP synthase 3 — protein sequence MSPALQLAAPVVGARLLGVGSYQPARVVTNDELALTIDTTDEWVRSRVGVVSRHLADPAELLVDMATSAAAAAIADAGLVPADVDTVIVATCTMPTSVPNAAARVATGLGVNGIGAFDVNAACAGFTYGLAVAADLVRSGSARTVVVVGAEKFTDWVDPQDRSTAIIFADGAGAAVIGAADAEHPAGIGPVVWGSSGDMADVISIPDRTAFLQQEGQTVFRWATTKIAPVALAAIERAGIKPGDIDVLIPHQANLRILEAIAKALRKEGARDEMVLARDIISSGNTSAASIPMALDHLRTEGTVRSGDVALLVGFGAGLCFAAQVVLLP from the coding sequence GTGAGCCCCGCGCTCCAGCTGGCGGCACCTGTCGTCGGAGCCCGCCTGCTGGGCGTCGGCAGCTACCAGCCGGCCCGCGTGGTCACCAACGACGAGCTGGCCCTGACCATCGACACCACCGACGAGTGGGTCCGCTCCCGCGTCGGCGTGGTCAGCAGGCACCTGGCCGACCCCGCCGAGCTGCTGGTCGACATGGCCACCTCCGCCGCCGCAGCGGCAATCGCTGATGCGGGCCTGGTGCCGGCCGACGTCGACACGGTCATCGTGGCCACCTGCACCATGCCCACCTCGGTGCCCAACGCCGCCGCCCGCGTGGCCACCGGCCTGGGCGTCAACGGCATCGGCGCGTTCGACGTGAACGCCGCCTGCGCCGGGTTCACCTACGGCCTGGCCGTCGCCGCCGACCTGGTCCGCTCCGGCAGCGCCCGCACCGTCGTGGTGGTGGGCGCGGAGAAGTTCACCGACTGGGTCGACCCGCAGGACCGCTCCACCGCCATCATCTTCGCCGACGGAGCCGGTGCCGCCGTGATCGGCGCAGCCGACGCCGAGCACCCCGCCGGCATCGGTCCGGTGGTGTGGGGCAGCTCGGGCGACATGGCCGACGTGATCAGCATCCCCGACCGCACCGCGTTCCTGCAGCAGGAGGGCCAGACGGTCTTCCGCTGGGCCACCACCAAGATTGCGCCGGTGGCGCTGGCCGCCATCGAGCGCGCCGGGATCAAGCCGGGCGACATCGACGTGCTGATCCCCCACCAAGCCAACCTGCGCATCCTCGAGGCCATCGCCAAGGCCCTGCGCAAGGAGGGCGCGCGGGACGAGATGGTCCTCGCGCGCGACATCATCAGCTCGGGCAACACCTCGGCTGCATCTATACCCATGGCACTGGACCACCTCCGCACGGAGGGGACGGTGCGCAGCGGCGACGTGGCCCTGCTCGTCGGCTTCGGCGCCGGACTGTGCTTCGCAGCCCAAGTTGTGCTGCTGCCATGA